From one Triticum aestivum cultivar Chinese Spring chromosome 4B, IWGSC CS RefSeq v2.1, whole genome shotgun sequence genomic stretch:
- the LOC123094636 gene encoding transcription repressor OFP13 — MGKKGLTSIFSKLPAGADEPSPPWPWPSCRNPQTASFREEDRRRPCRTAAAVSRSPAAAARLIHGGAGEMYKTVNSVYQLDYISADGSCFDDEEEAGQDVLELDDDDGFSTTTASEEWSEAVIRSLGRTSTDRFFVDPPGPASNSILALSPAKQSAAAPADEAEEKPQSEPLASTSLVEESVAVAVDSEDPYGDFRASMEEMVAAHGLRGWEALEELLVWYLRINGKHNHALIVGAFVDLLVGLAAPPASSSSAAPTTTTTATTMTTTSASGGSGSTASTSTSSSTCGCEGDVTPATATTEEQCGGRNGDASRSPASSNHSLQCKDDEEEEEEEDLAGDKAGDDLSIMRSAH; from the coding sequence ATGGGGAAGAAAGGCCTCACCTCCATCTTTTCCAAGCTCCCCGCCGGCGCCGACGAGCCTTctccgccgtggccgtggccgtcgTGCCGGAATCCCCAGACGGCCTCCTTCCGTGAGGAAGACCGCCGCCGGCCCTGCAgaaccgccgccgccgtcagcaGGAGCCCCGCGGCTGCGGCGAGGCTCATCCACGGCGGCGCCGGGGAAATGTACAAGACGGTCAACTCCGTCTACCAGCTTGACTACATCTCCGCCGACGGCTCCTGcttcgacgacgaggaggaggcggggcAGGACGTGCTGGAGCTGGATGACGATGATGGTTTCTCGACGACGACCGCGTCGGAGGAGTGGTCTGAGGCGGTGATCCGCAGCCTCGGCCGCACGTCCACCGACCGCTTCTTCGTCGACCCTCCGGGCCCGGCGTCCAACTCCATCTTGGCGCTTTCGCCGGCGAAGCAGTCGGCGGCAGCACCAGCGGACGAGGCCGAGGAGAAGCCGCAATCGGAGCCGTTGGCGTCGACGTCGCTGGTGGAGGAGAgcgtggcggtggcggtggactcGGAGGACCCGTACGGGGACTTCCGGGCGTCCATGGAGGAGATGGTGGCCGCGCACGGGCTGCGCGGCTGGGAAGCGCTCGAGGAGCTCCTCGTGTGGTACCTCCGTATCAACGGCAAGCACAACCACGCACTCATCGTCGGCGCCTTCGTCGACCTCCTGGTCGGCCTTGCGGCCCCGCCAGCGTCGTCCTCTTCCGCCgcgccaaccaccaccaccacagcgacgacgatgacgaccACCAGCGCCAGCGGCGGCAGCGGGAGCACCGCCAGCACCAGCACGTCCAGCAGCACATGTGGCTGCGAGGGCGACGTCACTCCCGCCACCGCAACGACAGAGGAGCAATGCGGCGGCCGGAACGGCGACGCCTCGCGCTCGCCTGCTTCATCAAACCACAGCCTGCAGtgcaaggacgacgaggaggaggaggaggaggaggacctcgccggcGACAAGGCAGGTGACGATCTTAGCATCATGAGGAGTGCACACTAG